A window of Streptomyces gilvosporeus contains these coding sequences:
- a CDS encoding class I tRNA ligase family protein, producing MAEHTTPAAGRARPAVIIETSPTPNGNLHIGHLAGPFMGADVHARYLRTRGRPVVFSTGTDDSQTYVMASARRHGTTPERLAAVSHEEIGRTLRLAGISVDGYAPYDEKYKANVLRFLTDLHDADKLELRTVSFPYNERTGEFLVEGLVAGYCPVCVTESRGGVCEMCGHPNNFDELLSPWSTLNPEDPVVLREATVLVLPMERYRKELTDYYETHGDGLRPRTLAFLREALARPLPDFPVTYPISYGLPSPFPGTEGQRVNSWVEGIPAAMFCTAHAAAELGPERVGTDLWLPEREAEIIYFIGSDIVYFWGLTHMALLLAHDGRYALPERIISNEFYELENEKVSTTRGHVVYMDELLADFSRDAIRFHLTLTGPEHQRTNFSRDALTKVTERSLTAPWNRLANVLNALAATAGAELPVSAGGRLRARAVAERFVDAYEIAAYRPSSAADLVVSQLQRLGKDAARAADRPAADRAEALGDLFLELRAVLAGAAPILIDTAEQARQTGGWDGTLEPSAFEVASVRPFRVPPFGGAGGPQG from the coding sequence ATGGCAGAGCACACCACCCCCGCCGCCGGCCGCGCCCGCCCGGCCGTCATCATCGAGACCTCCCCGACCCCCAACGGCAACCTCCACATCGGGCATCTGGCCGGGCCGTTCATGGGAGCCGACGTCCACGCGCGCTACCTGCGGACCCGCGGACGCCCGGTGGTCTTCTCCACCGGCACCGACGACAGCCAGACCTATGTGATGGCCAGCGCGCGCCGCCACGGCACGACGCCGGAGCGGCTGGCGGCCGTCTCGCACGAGGAGATCGGCCGGACCCTCCGCCTGGCCGGCATCTCGGTCGACGGATACGCCCCCTACGACGAGAAGTACAAGGCGAACGTCCTGCGGTTCCTGACCGACCTGCACGACGCGGACAAGCTCGAACTGCGCACCGTGTCCTTCCCGTACAACGAGCGCACCGGCGAGTTCCTGGTCGAGGGCCTGGTCGCGGGCTACTGCCCGGTGTGCGTCACGGAGAGCCGCGGCGGCGTCTGCGAGATGTGCGGGCACCCGAACAACTTCGACGAGCTGCTGTCCCCCTGGTCCACCCTGAACCCCGAGGACCCGGTCGTCCTACGGGAGGCCACCGTGCTGGTCCTTCCGATGGAGCGGTACCGCAAGGAGCTGACGGACTACTACGAGACCCACGGCGACGGACTGCGGCCCCGCACCCTCGCCTTCCTGCGGGAGGCCCTGGCCAGGCCGCTGCCGGACTTCCCGGTCACCTACCCGATCTCGTACGGACTGCCGTCGCCGTTCCCCGGCACCGAGGGGCAGCGGGTCAACTCCTGGGTGGAGGGCATTCCCGCGGCGATGTTCTGCACCGCCCACGCCGCGGCGGAGCTGGGCCCGGAGCGGGTCGGCACCGATCTGTGGCTGCCCGAGCGGGAAGCGGAGATCATCTACTTCATCGGCTCCGACATCGTGTACTTCTGGGGCCTGACCCATATGGCGCTGCTGCTGGCGCACGACGGCCGCTACGCCCTGCCCGAGCGGATCATCTCCAACGAGTTCTACGAGTTGGAGAACGAGAAGGTCTCCACGACCCGGGGGCACGTCGTCTACATGGACGAACTGCTCGCCGACTTCTCCCGGGACGCGATCCGCTTCCACCTCACCCTGACCGGCCCGGAGCACCAGCGCACCAACTTCAGCCGGGACGCCCTGACGAAGGTCACCGAACGCTCCCTGACCGCGCCCTGGAACCGGCTCGCCAATGTGCTCAACGCCCTGGCCGCCACCGCCGGTGCCGAACTGCCGGTCTCCGCGGGCGGCCGGCTGCGGGCCAGGGCGGTGGCGGAACGGTTCGTCGACGCCTACGAGATCGCGGCCTACCGCCCGTCGAGCGCGGCCGACCTGGTGGTCAGCCAGCTGCAACGGCTGGGCAAGGACGCGGCACGGGCCGCGGACCGGCCCGCGGCGGACCGTGCCGAGGCCCTGGGCGATCTGTTCCTCGAACTGCGGGCGGTGCTCGCGGGCGCCGCACCCATCCTGATCGACACGGCGGAGCAGGCCCGACAGACCGGCGGCTGGGACGGAACGCTGGAGCCGTCGGCGTTCGAGGTGGCCTCCGTACGGCCGTTCCGCGTCCCGCCGTTCGGCGGTGCGGGCGGCCCGCAGGGATGA
- a CDS encoding EamA family transporter produces the protein MGAAPSTPARGQVYAALLAVWLLWGSTFLSIRVLVGQVPPLLAAGCRFTVAGGILFLAVGVKCARSAGPGVREQLRGRVPRLALLGVLHFLVANGMVSLAEQHLESGTTGVLFATVPLWLIGVRALAGNRPRAVELCAGALGLGGVALLLGFRTGPLGPSLMVLAAAGAWAAAGFLAERPEKRPDAAPPAGAGLASAVQMLSGGLALLLCSLLSGEWAQLDVNRVRPTAWLAGIHLILFGSLVGFWAYTWLVTRIDARLAATYAYVQPVITMLLGWLLLDERLTAAALGGTALIIVAVAWMVLTRSRDGAAKAKPEPNDGELTVENKEAESTP, from the coding sequence ATGGGTGCTGCCCCCAGCACCCCTGCCCGTGGCCAGGTCTACGCCGCGCTGCTCGCCGTATGGCTGCTGTGGGGCTCCACCTTCCTCAGCATCCGCGTGCTCGTCGGCCAGGTGCCCCCGCTCCTGGCCGCCGGGTGCCGGTTCACCGTCGCGGGCGGCATCCTGTTCCTCGCCGTCGGCGTGAAGTGCGCGAGGAGCGCCGGGCCGGGCGTCCGGGAGCAACTGCGCGGGCGGGTGCCGCGGCTCGCGCTGCTGGGCGTGCTGCACTTCCTGGTCGCCAACGGCATGGTGAGCCTCGCCGAGCAGCACCTGGAGTCCGGCACCACCGGCGTGCTCTTCGCGACCGTGCCGCTGTGGCTGATCGGCGTCCGCGCGCTGGCCGGGAACCGCCCGCGCGCCGTCGAACTGTGCGCGGGCGCGCTCGGCCTGGGCGGCGTCGCCCTGCTGCTCGGCTTCCGTACGGGACCGCTGGGGCCCTCGCTGATGGTGCTGGCGGCGGCCGGTGCCTGGGCGGCGGCCGGCTTCCTCGCGGAGCGCCCCGAGAAGCGGCCGGACGCCGCGCCGCCCGCCGGGGCGGGGCTGGCCTCGGCCGTGCAGATGCTCTCCGGGGGCCTGGCGCTGCTGCTGTGCTCGCTGCTGAGCGGGGAGTGGGCGCAGCTGGACGTGAACCGCGTACGGCCCACCGCCTGGCTGGCCGGGATCCATCTGATCCTGTTCGGCTCGCTGGTCGGCTTCTGGGCGTACACCTGGCTGGTCACCCGCATCGACGCCCGGCTGGCGGCCACCTACGCCTACGTCCAGCCCGTCATCACCATGCTCCTGGGATGGCTGCTGCTGGACGAGCGGCTGACCGCCGCCGCACTGGGCGGCACCGCGCTGATCATCGTCGCCGTCGCGTGGATGGTGCTGACCCGCAGCAGGGACGGCGCCGCGAAGGCGAAACCCGAACCGAACGACGGTGAACTCACCGTAGAGAACAAGGAAGCGGAGTCCACCCCATGA
- a CDS encoding cupin domain-containing protein — protein MEMRSLDRSTLGPENGFSQLLKPWPALNSPFKGAWCVVAPGTSTTRHAHPDYEIFIAMTGEATLSSEGEEITFRQGDIVHFPPHTDHQVINDGAEEFQMYAVWWDQETAGRFLERHDGQDGDRDGQEG, from the coding sequence ATGGAGATGCGCAGTCTCGACCGCAGCACCCTGGGCCCGGAGAACGGTTTCTCCCAGCTCCTCAAGCCGTGGCCGGCGCTCAACTCGCCCTTCAAGGGCGCCTGGTGCGTGGTCGCGCCGGGTACGTCGACCACCCGCCACGCCCACCCCGACTACGAGATCTTCATCGCGATGACCGGCGAGGCCACGCTCTCCTCCGAGGGCGAGGAGATCACCTTCCGGCAGGGCGACATCGTCCACTTCCCCCCGCACACCGACCACCAGGTGATCAACGACGGCGCGGAGGAATTCCAGATGTACGCCGTGTGGTGGGACCAGGAGACGGCCGGTCGGTTCCTGGAGCGCCACGACGGCCAGGACGGCGACCGCGACGGCCAGGAGGGCTGA
- a CDS encoding NAD(P)/FAD-dependent oxidoreductase: MARVHVAIVGAGIIGCLIAREMAARRPEASLVVLDRDQTGCGASRRSAGTHIPRGATARFRRMTEYSHDYYAGLRRARPALPIRALPMAVVADAAHERTILERYIPAAAPLRTDTLPCRVTDLPERSAAWRISGGHYADVHGLTRALAAELRPRVAFREGVEVVAVDPSPTGVTLRLGTGETLTADRLVLAPGPWTGHPAWAALTRALDVRVKKIVALHLDEPTAPDDGAVVFQDHDAFLLPLHAEGHWLYSYVCPHWDVDPDTVGRGLAPSDLAEAAESLRVCAPRLAGRVGSARVFCDAYGPQGEPLITGVAGAERVVFAGAGSGFGYRLAPAIAGEAADLLCQD; the protein is encoded by the coding sequence GTGGCACGGGTCCATGTCGCCATCGTCGGCGCCGGAATCATCGGCTGCCTGATCGCCCGTGAGATGGCCGCACGGCGCCCGGAGGCGTCCCTCGTCGTACTGGACCGCGACCAGACGGGATGCGGGGCGAGCCGCCGGTCCGCCGGTACGCACATCCCCCGCGGCGCGACGGCACGCTTCCGACGGATGACGGAGTACAGCCACGATTACTATGCCGGGCTCCGACGGGCCCGGCCCGCACTGCCGATCCGCGCACTGCCCATGGCGGTCGTGGCGGACGCCGCGCACGAGCGGACGATCCTGGAGCGCTATATCCCCGCCGCCGCTCCGCTGCGTACGGACACCCTGCCCTGCCGGGTCACGGACCTCCCCGAGCGGTCCGCGGCCTGGCGGATCAGCGGTGGCCACTACGCCGATGTGCACGGCCTGACCCGGGCGCTCGCGGCCGAACTCCGGCCGCGGGTCGCCTTCCGCGAGGGCGTCGAGGTCGTCGCGGTCGACCCCTCCCCCACCGGTGTCACGCTCCGCCTGGGCACCGGCGAGACCCTGACCGCCGACCGGCTGGTCCTGGCGCCCGGCCCCTGGACCGGCCACCCGGCGTGGGCCGCGCTGACCCGGGCTCTCGACGTACGGGTGAAGAAGATCGTCGCGCTGCACCTCGACGAGCCGACCGCCCCGGACGACGGGGCCGTCGTCTTCCAGGACCATGACGCCTTTCTGCTGCCGCTCCACGCGGAAGGCCACTGGCTCTACAGCTATGTCTGCCCGCACTGGGACGTCGATCCGGACACCGTCGGCCGCGGACTGGCCCCGAGCGACCTGGCGGAGGCCGCGGAGAGCCTGCGCGTCTGCGCACCGCGGCTGGCCGGAAGGGTCGGGTCGGCGCGGGTGTTCTGCGATGCTTACGGCCCGCAAGGGGAACCCCTGATCACCGGTGTGGCAGGCGCGGAACGCGTCGTGTTCGCCGGTGCCGGGAGCGGTTTCGGCTATCGGCTGGCGCCGGCCATCGCCGGCGAGGCGGCGGACCTTCTCTGCCAGGATTGA
- a CDS encoding acetamidase/formamidase family protein produces METREFTPSLEQLVWTFGGAAPVMRIRPGTVLRLWTEDAFGGRLRSSSDRPSALLDDRYINPQTGPFHVEGAEPGDTLVLHLVDLTPARDWGVSTTFPFFGGLTGTDRTATLHPALPERTWIYPVDRAAGTVQYAALDSDFRVDLPLAPMLGTVGVAPAAGEVRSSLAAGPFGGNLDTPQLRAGATCYLGVHTEGALFSVGDGHYRQGEGESCGTAVEGAMRVTLLVDLLKGGAPGRPRIEDDDHWISVGSARPLEDAWRISQTDMVRWLASLYGLTTMDAYQLLSQTCRAPLANVVDADYTAVTKIPKSLLPAAVAYDGTHRRMRLAAAGL; encoded by the coding sequence ATGGAGACGCGTGAGTTCACCCCGTCCCTGGAACAGCTGGTGTGGACGTTCGGCGGGGCCGCACCGGTCATGCGCATCCGGCCGGGGACGGTACTGCGGCTGTGGACCGAGGACGCGTTCGGCGGGCGATTACGCAGCAGTTCCGACCGGCCCAGCGCACTGCTCGACGACCGGTACATCAACCCGCAGACCGGACCGTTCCACGTCGAGGGCGCCGAGCCCGGCGACACCCTGGTACTGCACCTCGTGGACCTCACCCCGGCGCGGGACTGGGGGGTCTCCACCACCTTCCCGTTCTTCGGCGGACTCACCGGCACCGACCGCACCGCCACCCTGCACCCCGCGCTGCCCGAACGGACCTGGATCTATCCCGTCGACAGGGCGGCCGGCACCGTCCAATACGCGGCGCTGGACAGCGACTTCCGCGTGGACCTGCCCCTCGCGCCGATGCTGGGCACGGTGGGCGTCGCCCCGGCCGCCGGCGAAGTGCGGTCCTCCCTCGCCGCCGGGCCGTTCGGCGGCAACCTCGACACCCCGCAGCTGCGGGCCGGTGCGACCTGCTATCTCGGCGTCCACACCGAAGGCGCCCTGTTCTCCGTCGGCGACGGCCACTACCGGCAGGGCGAGGGCGAATCCTGCGGTACCGCCGTCGAGGGCGCGATGCGGGTGACGCTCCTCGTGGACCTGCTCAAGGGCGGCGCACCGGGCCGGCCGCGCATCGAGGACGACGACCACTGGATCAGCGTGGGATCGGCGCGGCCCCTGGAGGACGCCTGGCGGATCTCCCAGACGGACATGGTGCGCTGGCTGGCGTCGCTCTACGGCCTCACCACCATGGACGCCTACCAGCTGCTCTCCCAGACCTGCCGGGCACCGCTGGCGAACGTGGTGGACGCGGACTACACCGCGGTGACCAAGATCCCCAAGTCCCTGCTGCCCGCCGCCGTCGCCTACGACGGAACGCACCGCCGTATGCGCCTCGCCGCCGCCGGGCTGTAG
- a CDS encoding NAD(P)/FAD-dependent oxidoreductase, which yields MSRADGQRAAAPLRTLVVGGGIIGLLTALECARAGHRVTVVEQGPLPNPAASSYDRHRVLRALHPGDAGATRAALAAHDAWRELETSLGIRCYHQVGALTVLPAGRAEEAGRLLAAAGAPARNLDSSQLAAKYPHLSLPEGRAGILEERAGVLLADRVLTAVAARLRGHPGVRLHTGRTATGVDPAARTVTLHDGEVLRADRLLVAAGPWSPALLAPYTRGGVTVHRQTMLYCRVPEEEQAAWDAMPAVPALGTDAGAWLVPPVAGSPLKLSAHEVCRTVPGADGRTADPACTGLLRERFSRLIPAFRPEWVIEARDCHYLTDTESGDGLLLDLADGRCFAQAACGGGAFKFAPLIARALAQRFHGIQPPPTGLKTLDVPRRAGTGPT from the coding sequence ATGAGCCGGGCGGACGGGCAGCGGGCGGCGGCGCCCCTGCGGACCCTGGTGGTGGGCGGCGGCATCATCGGCCTGCTCACCGCTCTGGAATGCGCGCGGGCGGGCCACCGGGTCACCGTGGTCGAGCAGGGTCCGCTGCCCAACCCGGCGGCGTCCTCCTACGACCGGCACCGCGTACTGCGGGCGCTGCATCCCGGCGACGCGGGGGCGACGCGGGCCGCCCTCGCGGCCCATGACGCCTGGCGGGAGCTGGAGACCTCCCTGGGCATCCGCTGCTACCACCAGGTGGGCGCGCTCACGGTCCTCCCGGCCGGGCGGGCCGAGGAGGCCGGGCGACTGCTGGCCGCGGCCGGCGCCCCGGCGCGGAACCTGGACAGCTCCCAACTCGCCGCAAAATACCCGCACTTGAGCCTCCCCGAGGGACGGGCCGGGATCCTGGAGGAGCGCGCGGGTGTGCTCCTCGCCGACCGGGTGCTCACGGCCGTGGCCGCCCGGCTGCGCGGCCACCCCGGCGTCCGGCTGCACACCGGCCGGACCGCCACCGGGGTGGACCCGGCCGCCCGTACCGTCACGCTCCACGACGGCGAGGTGTTACGGGCCGACCGGCTGCTGGTGGCGGCCGGGCCGTGGTCGCCCGCGCTGCTGGCCCCGTACACGCGCGGCGGGGTGACGGTGCACCGGCAGACCATGCTCTACTGCCGCGTCCCCGAGGAGGAGCAGGCGGCGTGGGACGCCATGCCCGCGGTGCCGGCGCTGGGCACCGACGCCGGGGCCTGGCTCGTGCCCCCGGTGGCCGGATCGCCGCTCAAGCTCTCGGCCCATGAGGTCTGCCGTACGGTGCCCGGCGCGGACGGCCGTACCGCGGATCCGGCCTGCACCGGGCTGCTGAGGGAGCGGTTCTCCCGGCTGATACCGGCGTTCCGGCCGGAGTGGGTCATCGAGGCCCGCGACTGCCACTACCTGACCGACACCGAATCCGGCGACGGGCTGCTGCTCGACCTCGCGGACGGCAGGTGTTTCGCCCAAGCGGCCTGCGGGGGCGGGGCGTTCAAGTTCGCCCCGCTCATCGCACGGGCCCTGGCGCAGCGCTTCCACGGCATCCAGCCGCCGCCGACCGGACTGAAGACCCTGGACGTCCCGCGCCGCGCCGGCACGGGCCCGACCTGA
- a CDS encoding acyl carrier protein codes for MSTRTPEEIRESLLTLLGGIKRRDVRAALDDDDNFMRALHLDSLDAVELTVQLGAEFGFEFGTEDEDLDALQSLSALTALVAKRAAA; via the coding sequence ATGAGTACGCGCACCCCCGAAGAGATCAGGGAGAGCCTTCTCACGCTCCTCGGCGGCATCAAGCGGCGGGACGTACGGGCCGCGCTGGACGACGACGACAACTTCATGCGCGCGCTCCACCTCGACTCCCTGGACGCCGTGGAGCTGACCGTGCAGCTGGGCGCGGAGTTCGGCTTCGAGTTCGGCACCGAGGACGAGGACCTCGACGCCCTCCAGAGCCTGAGCGCGCTCACCGCCCTCGTCGCCAAGCGGGCCGCAGCATGA
- a CDS encoding TauD/TfdA family dioxygenase: MSPVALETHAAASRVALDRLASDTVAGLAERLVRHPAGAVDDPAWAAATREACHALPEELRAALARFRRHSGPQGALLLRGLPVGDEAALPPTPTVPDSVQRDPSVSAAVLLMIACALGDPAAFRAEKLGALVQNVVPVKGSEEVQGNTGSVLLTFHNENAFHRHRPDFVMLLCLRTDHEGVAGLRTACIRQALGLLDPSVRERLASPEFVTNPPPSFGPQQESVVHPVLSGDPADPDVRVDFAATTATTPRAAQAMDALQEAFEAVQQTVRLRPGELAIVDNRVTVHGRTSFRPRYDGSDRWLQRTFVLCDLRRSREHRPEDGHVLIR, translated from the coding sequence ATGTCGCCTGTCGCACTGGAAACGCACGCCGCCGCCTCCCGGGTGGCCCTCGACCGCCTCGCCTCGGACACCGTGGCCGGCCTCGCCGAACGGCTGGTGCGCCATCCGGCCGGGGCGGTCGACGACCCGGCCTGGGCCGCCGCGACCCGCGAGGCATGCCACGCCCTCCCGGAGGAACTGCGCGCCGCGCTCGCCCGGTTCCGGCGGCACTCCGGCCCCCAGGGCGCCCTGTTGTTACGGGGCCTTCCCGTGGGCGACGAGGCCGCTCTGCCGCCGACCCCGACCGTGCCCGACTCGGTCCAGCGCGACCCCTCGGTGTCCGCGGCCGTCCTGCTGATGATCGCCTGCGCCCTGGGCGACCCGGCCGCCTTCCGCGCGGAGAAGCTCGGCGCCCTGGTCCAGAACGTCGTACCGGTCAAGGGCAGCGAAGAGGTCCAGGGCAACACCGGATCGGTGCTGCTGACGTTCCACAACGAGAACGCCTTCCACCGGCACCGGCCCGACTTCGTCATGCTGCTGTGCCTGCGCACCGACCACGAGGGCGTGGCGGGGCTGCGTACGGCCTGCATTCGGCAGGCCCTCGGGCTGCTGGACCCGTCGGTACGGGAGCGGCTGGCGAGCCCGGAGTTCGTCACCAACCCGCCGCCGTCCTTCGGACCGCAGCAGGAAAGCGTCGTCCATCCGGTGCTCTCCGGCGACCCGGCCGACCCCGATGTGCGGGTGGACTTCGCGGCGACCACGGCCACGACCCCGCGGGCGGCACAGGCGATGGACGCACTCCAGGAGGCGTTCGAGGCGGTCCAGCAGACCGTCCGGCTGCGGCCCGGGGAGCTGGCGATCGTGGACAACCGGGTCACGGTGCACGGCCGGACCTCCTTCCGGCCGCGCTACGACGGCAGCGACCGCTGGCTCCAGCGCACCTTCGTGCTGTGCGATCTGCGGCGCTCCCGGGAACACCGCCCCGAGGACGGCCATGTGCTGATCAGGTAG
- a CDS encoding iron-containing redox enzyme family protein, translated as MSTPHIALLPADFASVLDADGPLALVASVTPWLARPADVVDRELVDGARESLLKAVTAVNRRAADGDRDAFYAQQLLLSRSYELVTQLPPDAVTAEGSVVVHEMTRLLEEATVAAEERHVDPALLAAAPTEPKAFLSWLREYAKGHRAYKHPYYAEFIRHQATRADLRKYVIQESVVDGRFDDLLAMMQVGTTGAAKMEIAGNYWDEMGNGKPEEVHTHLFNKIYDVFAISSEDLRRELTAEALLSGNLAVLLCRYRRYYPEAIGFLGMTEWFAPDRFVHVVHGWERLGLPEVGITYHKLHITIDSQHAAGWFHNVVVPAADSAFMREGMARGALWRLNSSARYLDERLARTAAAAS; from the coding sequence GTGAGTACCCCCCACATCGCCTTATTACCGGCGGACTTCGCGTCGGTGCTCGACGCCGACGGGCCCCTGGCCCTCGTGGCGAGCGTCACCCCGTGGCTGGCCCGGCCGGCCGACGTGGTGGACCGGGAGCTGGTGGACGGAGCGCGGGAATCGCTGCTCAAGGCCGTCACCGCCGTCAACCGGCGGGCGGCCGACGGCGACCGGGACGCCTTCTACGCCCAGCAGCTGCTGCTCTCGCGCAGCTACGAGCTGGTGACCCAGCTGCCCCCGGACGCCGTGACCGCCGAAGGCTCCGTCGTCGTCCACGAGATGACCCGCCTCCTGGAGGAGGCCACCGTCGCGGCCGAGGAACGGCACGTCGACCCCGCCCTGCTGGCCGCCGCGCCCACCGAGCCCAAAGCCTTCCTCTCCTGGCTGCGCGAGTACGCCAAGGGCCACCGCGCCTACAAGCACCCGTACTACGCCGAGTTCATACGCCATCAGGCCACCCGCGCCGACCTGCGCAAGTACGTGATCCAGGAGTCCGTCGTCGACGGCCGCTTCGACGATCTGCTCGCCATGATGCAGGTCGGCACGACCGGGGCCGCGAAGATGGAGATCGCGGGCAACTACTGGGACGAGATGGGCAACGGGAAGCCGGAGGAGGTGCACACCCACCTCTTCAACAAGATCTACGACGTCTTCGCGATCTCGTCCGAGGACCTGCGCCGCGAGCTGACCGCCGAGGCGCTGCTCTCCGGAAACCTGGCCGTGCTGCTGTGCCGCTACCGCCGCTACTACCCGGAGGCGATCGGCTTTCTGGGGATGACCGAGTGGTTCGCCCCCGACCGCTTCGTCCACGTCGTGCACGGCTGGGAGCGGCTCGGACTTCCCGAAGTCGGCATCACCTACCACAAGCTGCACATCACCATCGACTCGCAGCACGCCGCCGGATGGTTCCACAACGTGGTCGTCCCCGCCGCCGACTCCGCCTTCATGCGCGAGGGCATGGCGCGCGGCGCGCTGTGGCGGCTCAACTCCTCGGCCCGCTACCTGGACGAGCGGCTGGCGCGTACCGCAGCGGCGGCGTCTTGA
- a CDS encoding lysine N(6)-hydroxylase/L-ornithine N(5)-oxygenase family protein: MESLHRAHPPERGTAGPHYGCVGVGVGPANLSLASLLHGDPGLTSLFVEQSEDFGWHDGQQIPGASLQVSLFKDLVTLADPTNKFSFLSYLHEQGKIYHYINAQFDAVPRREFRNYLAWASKKNENVVFGEKVLSVDFDGVFVLRTSRRTLTADHVVIGVGNRPWVPPLAHPLLGETQFHVSDFLRRAKGLAGLRVAVVGGGQSGAEAFLDVISRPDGERPRQVSWISRRANFFPIDDTPFTNDYYMPNFSDHFFALDRTSREAFLTDQVLTSDGISADTLRAVYQRCYAHRFIDGNQELTGLHPGRAVSQVVRGADGAGWDLTLVPADRSGPAERITADVIVWATGFRPAPLDMLAPLKDRLAWEDGELSIDQDFAVRWDGPPRHHLFVQNGARRQRGLADPNLSLVAWRSRRIADRMLGVKTDDPYASFVTWPPTADPAVEGFAEEFTGPADELRDALDELTDDQLQQGV; this comes from the coding sequence ATGGAATCACTGCATCGCGCACACCCCCCGGAGCGTGGCACGGCCGGTCCGCACTACGGCTGCGTCGGAGTCGGCGTCGGTCCGGCCAATCTGAGCCTGGCCTCGCTGCTGCACGGCGATCCGGGCCTCACCAGCCTGTTCGTCGAGCAGAGCGAGGACTTCGGCTGGCACGACGGGCAGCAGATCCCCGGCGCCTCGCTCCAGGTCTCGCTCTTCAAGGACCTGGTCACCCTCGCGGACCCGACGAACAAGTTCTCCTTCCTGTCCTATCTCCATGAACAGGGCAAGATCTACCACTACATCAACGCCCAGTTCGACGCCGTACCGCGCCGGGAGTTCCGCAACTACCTGGCGTGGGCGAGCAAGAAGAACGAGAACGTCGTCTTCGGGGAAAAGGTGCTCTCCGTCGACTTCGACGGGGTCTTCGTCCTGCGGACCAGCCGGCGCACCCTCACCGCCGACCATGTGGTGATCGGCGTCGGGAACCGGCCGTGGGTGCCCCCGCTGGCCCACCCCCTGCTGGGCGAAACCCAGTTCCACGTCAGTGACTTCCTGCGGCGGGCCAAGGGCCTCGCGGGGCTGCGGGTCGCCGTGGTCGGCGGTGGCCAGTCCGGGGCGGAGGCGTTCCTGGACGTGATCTCACGGCCCGACGGCGAGCGTCCGCGGCAGGTCTCCTGGATATCCCGGCGGGCGAACTTCTTCCCGATCGACGACACGCCCTTCACCAACGACTACTACATGCCGAATTTCTCGGACCACTTCTTCGCGCTGGACCGCACGTCCCGGGAGGCGTTCCTGACGGACCAGGTGCTGACCAGTGACGGCATTTCGGCCGACACCCTGCGGGCCGTCTACCAGCGCTGCTACGCGCACCGCTTCATCGACGGCAACCAGGAGCTGACCGGTCTGCACCCCGGGCGGGCCGTCAGCCAGGTCGTGCGCGGCGCGGACGGCGCGGGCTGGGACCTCACCCTCGTACCCGCCGACCGCTCGGGCCCGGCCGAGCGGATCACCGCGGATGTGATCGTCTGGGCGACCGGCTTCCGCCCCGCGCCGCTGGACATGCTGGCCCCGCTCAAAGACCGGTTGGCATGGGAGGACGGCGAGTTGTCGATCGACCAGGACTTCGCGGTCCGCTGGGACGGTCCGCCGCGGCACCACCTCTTCGTCCAGAACGGAGCGCGGCGGCAGCGCGGGCTCGCGGATCCGAATCTGAGCCTGGTCGCCTGGCGCAGCCGGCGGATCGCGGACCGGATGCTCGGCGTGAAGACGGACGACCCGTACGCCTCGTTCGTCACCTGGCCCCCCACCGCCGATCCGGCCGTCGAGGGGTTCGCCGAGGAATTCACCGGTCCGGCGGACGAACTCCGCGACGCACTGGACGAACTGACCGATGATCAGCTGCAACAGGGAGTGTGA